Proteins found in one Phytohabitans houttuyneae genomic segment:
- a CDS encoding ABC transporter ATP-binding protein, with amino-acid sequence MGGWETLRAIRARDKVAGHRLARGTGKRIVAFARPYRAEIIVFLVTVVLSAGIGVATPVLAGEVINAITGSHPDASGTVVRLAFFIAGLAVIDALLSLAQRWYSARIGEGIILDLRTQVYDHVQRMPLQFFTRTQTGALVSRLNNDVMGAQRAFTSTLSSVVSNVIQLVLTAVVMFTLSWQITALSLVMLPLFIIPARRVGKRLAEITKESYDLDAKMNATMTERFGVAGALLVKLFGQPDAEARRFGDRAERVRDIGIQSAMYSRTFFVSMLLVASLAQALTYGLGGWLAVNGTVSAGTVVTLALLLTRLYGPLTALSNVRVDVMSALVSFDRVFEILDLKPSIAEKPDAVAIPAGAGRLEFRDVRFRYPSAAEVSLASLEDVVTLDRTVSEPVLRGVSFAVEPGQMVALVGPSGAGKSTTSMLVSRVYDVTDGQVLVGGVDVRDATLESLRDTIGVVTQDSHLFHETIAENLRYAKPDATDDELWSALRGAQVADLVQTLPDGLETMVGERGYRFSGGEKQRIAIARLLLKAPSIVILDEATAHLDSESEAAVQRALSVALAGRTALVIAHRLSTVRDADQILVLDEGKIVERGRHDELVAVGGLYAELYRTQFAVADSPTPYADPDHPEPVTVPPRDYATES; translated from the coding sequence ATGGGGGGTTGGGAGACCTTGCGGGCGATCCGCGCCCGCGACAAGGTGGCCGGCCACCGACTTGCCCGCGGCACCGGAAAGCGCATCGTGGCGTTCGCGCGGCCCTACCGCGCCGAGATCATCGTGTTCCTGGTCACCGTCGTGCTCTCCGCGGGCATCGGGGTGGCCACGCCGGTCCTCGCCGGCGAGGTGATCAACGCGATCACCGGCAGCCACCCGGACGCCTCGGGCACGGTGGTGCGGCTGGCCTTCTTCATCGCCGGCCTCGCCGTGATCGACGCGCTGCTCTCCCTCGCCCAAAGGTGGTATTCGGCACGCATAGGCGAGGGCATCATCCTCGACCTGCGCACCCAGGTGTACGACCACGTGCAGCGGATGCCGCTCCAGTTCTTCACCCGCACGCAGACCGGCGCGCTGGTCAGCCGCCTCAACAACGACGTGATGGGCGCGCAGCGGGCGTTCACGTCCACGCTCTCCAGCGTCGTGAGCAACGTGATCCAGCTCGTGCTCACCGCCGTCGTCATGTTCACGCTGTCGTGGCAGATCACCGCGCTCTCGCTGGTGATGCTGCCGCTCTTCATCATCCCGGCGCGGCGGGTGGGCAAGCGCCTCGCCGAGATCACCAAGGAGAGCTACGACCTCGACGCGAAGATGAACGCCACGATGACCGAGCGCTTCGGCGTCGCCGGCGCGTTGCTCGTCAAGCTCTTCGGGCAGCCCGACGCCGAGGCGCGGCGGTTCGGCGATCGGGCCGAGCGGGTGCGCGACATCGGCATCCAGTCCGCGATGTACTCGCGCACCTTCTTCGTCTCGATGCTGCTGGTCGCCTCGCTGGCCCAGGCCCTCACATACGGCCTTGGCGGCTGGCTCGCGGTCAACGGCACGGTCAGTGCAGGCACCGTCGTCACGCTCGCGCTGCTGCTCACCCGCCTGTACGGGCCGCTGACCGCCCTCTCCAACGTGCGGGTCGACGTGATGAGCGCGCTGGTCTCGTTCGACCGCGTCTTCGAGATCCTCGACCTCAAGCCCTCGATCGCCGAAAAGCCCGACGCGGTCGCGATCCCGGCCGGCGCGGGGCGGCTGGAGTTCCGCGACGTGCGGTTCCGCTACCCGTCGGCCGCCGAGGTCTCGCTCGCGTCGCTGGAAGACGTGGTGACGCTCGACCGCACGGTGTCCGAGCCGGTGCTGCGGGGCGTCTCGTTCGCCGTCGAGCCGGGCCAGATGGTCGCGCTCGTCGGCCCCTCCGGCGCCGGCAAGAGCACGACGTCGATGCTCGTCTCCCGGGTGTACGACGTGACCGACGGCCAAGTGCTCGTCGGCGGTGTCGACGTCCGCGACGCCACGCTGGAGTCACTGCGCGACACGATCGGCGTGGTCACCCAGGACTCGCACCTCTTCCACGAGACCATCGCGGAAAACCTGCGATACGCCAAGCCCGACGCCACCGACGACGAGCTGTGGTCCGCCCTGCGCGGCGCCCAGGTCGCCGACCTGGTGCAGACGCTGCCCGACGGCCTGGAGACGATGGTCGGCGAGCGCGGCTACCGCTTCTCCGGCGGCGAAAAGCAGCGCATCGCGATCGCCCGCCTGCTGCTCAAGGCCCCCTCGATCGTCATCCTCGACGAGGCCACCGCCCACCTCGACTCCGAGTCCGAGGCAGCCGTGCAGCGCGCCCTGTCGGTCGCCCTGGCCGGCCGCACCGCGCTGGTCATCGCCCACCGCCTCTCCACGGTCCGCGACGCCGACCAGATCCTGGTGCTCGACGAGGGCAAAATCGTCGAGCGCGGCCGCCACGACGAGCTCGTCGCGGTGGGCGGCCTTTACGCCGAGCTGTACCGCACGCAGTTCGCCGTGGCCGACTCCCCAACGCCGTACGCCGATCCCGACCACCCCGAGCCGGTCACCGTGCCACCCCGCGACTACGCCACCGAGTCGTGA
- the mug gene encoding G/U mismatch-specific DNA glycosylase, translating to MGAPAKPTKDQLAAAADRTIPDVIAPGLAVLFSGINPGLYSAATGHHFARPGNRFWPALHRSGFTPRQLRPDEQEDLLAYGLGITNIAPRATARADELTTAELQAGATQLAAKVRRQRPRWLAVVGVTAYRTAFQRPKATFGAQVETIGTTRLWVLPNPSGLNAHYTPDSLAAEFAKLREAASA from the coding sequence GTGGGTGCGCCGGCCAAGCCGACCAAGGACCAGCTCGCCGCCGCCGCAGACCGCACGATCCCGGACGTCATCGCGCCCGGGCTGGCCGTGCTTTTCAGCGGCATCAACCCCGGCCTGTACTCCGCCGCCACCGGCCACCACTTCGCCCGCCCCGGCAACCGCTTCTGGCCGGCCCTGCACCGCTCCGGCTTCACCCCGCGGCAACTGCGCCCGGACGAGCAGGAGGACCTGCTCGCGTACGGCCTCGGCATCACGAACATCGCCCCCCGCGCCACCGCCCGCGCCGACGAGCTGACCACCGCCGAACTCCAGGCCGGGGCCACCCAGCTCGCCGCCAAGGTCCGCCGCCAACGCCCCCGCTGGCTCGCGGTGGTGGGCGTGACCGCCTACCGGACCGCCTTCCAACGCCCGAAGGCGACGTTTGGCGCACAGGTGGAGACGATCGGCACGACCCGCCTGTGGGTGCTGCCCAACCCGAGCGGCCTCAACGCCCACTACACGCCGGACTCGCTGGCCGCCGAGTTCGCCAAGCTCCGCGAGGCGGCGAGCGCGTAG
- a CDS encoding SDR family oxidoreductase codes for MDLGLGGRVYLLTGASRGLGYATAECLVAEGASVVVSSRSPEGVTAAAERLGAKDRAIGVAADLGDPLAAERLVAAARERFGRLDGALISVGGPPRGTVAALEDAQWRESFETVFLGSVRLARTVANAVGEGAAIGLVLSTSVRSPLAGLGLSNGLRPGLAGVAKDMSDEYGPRGIRVFSLLPGRILTDRNRELFEATGDPERAQRDAEATIPMGRLGEPAEFGRVAAFLLSPAASYVTGTSIPVDGGAVRAL; via the coding sequence ATGGATCTCGGACTTGGCGGACGTGTCTATCTCCTCACCGGTGCCTCCCGCGGTCTCGGATACGCCACAGCCGAATGCCTCGTCGCCGAGGGCGCCAGCGTCGTCGTCTCCTCCCGCTCGCCGGAGGGCGTGACGGCAGCCGCCGAGCGCCTCGGCGCCAAGGACCGGGCGATCGGCGTGGCAGCAGACCTCGGCGACCCGCTGGCAGCCGAGCGGCTGGTGGCGGCGGCACGCGAACGGTTCGGGCGGCTCGACGGCGCGCTCATCTCCGTAGGCGGCCCGCCGCGCGGCACCGTCGCCGCCCTGGAGGACGCGCAGTGGCGCGAGTCGTTCGAGACGGTGTTCCTCGGCTCGGTACGCCTGGCGCGCACCGTCGCCAACGCGGTGGGCGAGGGCGCCGCGATCGGCCTCGTACTGTCCACATCGGTGCGCAGCCCCCTCGCCGGGCTCGGCCTCTCCAACGGCCTGCGCCCGGGGCTCGCCGGCGTGGCCAAGGACATGTCCGACGAGTACGGCCCGCGCGGCATCCGCGTCTTCAGCCTCCTGCCCGGCCGCATCCTCACCGACCGCAACCGCGAGCTCTTCGAGGCGACCGGCGACCCCGAACGCGCCCAGCGGGACGCGGAAGCGACCATCCCGATGGGCCGGCTGGGCGAGCCGGCCGAGTTCGGGCGCGTGGCCGCCTTCCTGCTCTCGCCGGCCGCCAGCTACGTCACCGGCACGTCGATCCCCGTCGACGGCGGCGCGGTCCGCGCCCTGTGA
- a CDS encoding DUF692 domain-containing protein, producing the protein MTAPGGSYGVGIGWRPEIAGFVAALPGLRFTEVIAESVPASGPVPAHLTALRDAGAAVIPHGVRLSLGGAEPVEPARVAHLAAAARRLDAPLVSEHIAFVRAGGLEAGHLLPLPRSREAVDAVVANVARTQAELPVPLALEPIAAIFDWPDDELDEAAFLTEILDRTGALLLLDIANVYANARNRGAEPTDLLDRLPLERVAYVHVAGGAEHDGIYHDTHTDAVPSEVLDLVGELCARHRPPALMLERDGHYPPAATLRAELDAIAAASGYPAVT; encoded by the coding sequence ATGACCGCCCCCGGCGGCTCGTACGGCGTCGGCATCGGGTGGCGGCCGGAGATCGCGGGCTTCGTGGCCGCGCTGCCCGGCCTCCGCTTCACCGAGGTGATCGCCGAGTCGGTGCCGGCCTCCGGGCCGGTGCCGGCTCACCTCACCGCACTCCGTGACGCCGGCGCCGCGGTCATTCCGCACGGCGTGCGGCTCTCGCTGGGCGGGGCCGAGCCCGTCGAACCCGCCCGCGTCGCACACCTGGCAGCGGCGGCGCGGCGGCTGGACGCGCCGCTGGTGAGCGAGCACATCGCGTTTGTCAGGGCCGGCGGGCTCGAGGCGGGCCACCTGCTCCCCCTCCCGCGCAGCCGCGAGGCGGTCGACGCCGTCGTCGCGAACGTCGCCCGCACCCAGGCCGAGCTACCCGTGCCCCTCGCCCTCGAACCGATCGCCGCCATCTTCGACTGGCCCGACGACGAGCTGGACGAGGCCGCGTTCCTCACCGAGATCCTCGACCGCACCGGCGCGCTGCTGCTGCTCGACATCGCCAACGTCTACGCCAACGCCCGCAACCGCGGCGCCGAGCCCACCGACCTGCTCGACCGGCTGCCGCTGGAGCGCGTCGCGTACGTGCATGTGGCCGGCGGCGCCGAACACGACGGCATCTACCACGACACCCACACCGACGCGGTGCCGAGCGAGGTGCTCGACCTGGTCGGCGAGCTGTGCGCGCGGCACCGGCCGCCGGCTCTGATGCTCGAACGGGACGGCCACTACCCACCCGCCGCCACCCTGCGCGCCGAGCTCGACGCGATCGCCGCCGCCTCCGGCTATCCAGCCGTGACATGA
- a CDS encoding TIGR04222 domain-containing membrane protein has translation MQTVLAAQGDTWGIPGPTFLALFATAAGILVIAALIHRAVLFAGHHTPVDRLGPQQVAYLNGGDKLAVYSSLAGLRGAGAIEMGPGRTLMTSGPMPAGATPLDQAVYNAAAKRVPARDVSGHQWVAMALSTLREDLERQGLAPSEGARAAARTVPFLMVMLIGVGATRLFAGISAGKPVGFLVVLLLILAVVTLVLFRTTPTRTRAARRALDDLRRHYAHLSPSMGPAWATYGAAGLALGVGLYGAASLWQADAAFAEEAEIQRQYASTSGSGGYYGGSGDSGSSSDSGSGGGDSGGGGGCGGGCGGGCGG, from the coding sequence ATGCAGACGGTTCTCGCCGCTCAAGGTGACACCTGGGGGATCCCCGGGCCGACCTTCCTGGCGCTCTTCGCCACCGCCGCCGGCATCCTGGTGATCGCCGCCCTGATCCACCGGGCCGTGCTCTTCGCCGGCCACCACACTCCCGTCGACCGGCTCGGCCCCCAGCAGGTCGCCTACCTCAACGGCGGCGACAAGCTCGCGGTCTACTCCTCGCTCGCCGGCCTCCGCGGCGCGGGCGCTATCGAGATGGGACCCGGCCGCACGCTCATGACGTCGGGCCCGATGCCGGCCGGCGCAACCCCGCTCGACCAGGCCGTGTACAACGCCGCCGCCAAGCGCGTGCCGGCCCGCGACGTGAGCGGCCACCAGTGGGTGGCGATGGCGCTGTCCACGCTCCGCGAGGACCTGGAGCGGCAAGGGCTCGCACCGAGCGAGGGCGCCCGCGCCGCGGCGCGCACCGTGCCCTTCCTGATGGTGATGCTGATCGGCGTCGGCGCGACGCGGCTGTTCGCCGGCATCTCGGCCGGCAAGCCGGTGGGCTTCCTCGTCGTGCTGCTCCTGATCCTGGCAGTGGTCACGTTGGTCCTCTTCCGCACGACCCCCACCCGCACCCGCGCGGCCCGGCGGGCGCTCGACGATCTGCGCCGCCACTACGCGCACCTGTCCCCCTCGATGGGTCCCGCCTGGGCCACCTACGGCGCGGCCGGGCTAGCGCTCGGCGTCGGCCTGTACGGTGCGGCGTCGCTCTGGCAGGCGGACGCCGCCTTCGCCGAGGAGGCCGAGATCCAGCGCCAGTACGCGTCGACCTCCGGCAGCGGCGGCTACTACGGCGGTTCCGGCGACTCCGGCAGCAGCTCCGACTCCGGCAGCGGGGGCGGCGACAGCGGGGGCGGCGGTGGTTGTGGCGGCGGGTGCGGTGGAGGCTGCGGCGGATGA
- a CDS encoding TetR/AcrR family transcriptional regulator: MPRVSQDQLDARRQEILAAARACFARHGYEGATVRRLEEETGLSRGAIFHHFRDKDSLFLAVAEDDAAAMVETVARNGLVQVMRDLLARADSTETAGWLGSQLEVSRRLRTDPAFAKRWAQRSQAITDATHERLHRQREAGVLRDDVPLDLLTQFLELAYDGLVLHLATGRPPGDLGRVLDLVEEAVRKA, translated from the coding sequence GTGCCCAGAGTGAGTCAGGACCAGCTCGACGCGCGGCGGCAGGAGATCCTCGCCGCCGCTCGCGCCTGTTTCGCTCGGCACGGATACGAGGGTGCCACGGTCCGCCGCCTCGAGGAAGAGACCGGCCTTTCGCGCGGCGCGATCTTCCACCACTTCCGCGACAAGGACTCGCTCTTCCTCGCGGTGGCCGAGGACGACGCGGCCGCGATGGTCGAGACCGTCGCGCGCAACGGGCTCGTGCAGGTGATGCGCGACCTGCTGGCGCGCGCCGACTCCACCGAGACGGCCGGGTGGCTGGGCAGCCAGCTGGAGGTGTCGCGGCGGCTGCGCACGGATCCCGCGTTCGCGAAGCGGTGGGCGCAGCGCTCGCAGGCCATCACCGACGCCACCCACGAGCGCCTGCACCGCCAGCGCGAGGCCGGCGTGCTCCGCGACGACGTGCCGCTCGACCTGCTGACCCAGTTTCTCGAGCTGGCCTATGACGGGCTGGTCCTCCACCTCGCCACCGGTCGCCCGCCGGGCGACCTCGGCCGGGTGCTCGATCTTGTCGAAGAGGCCGTTCGGAAGGCGTGA